In Lapillicoccus jejuensis, the DNA window CGCCAGCCCCAACGCGATCTCGGCCATCCACCGGCTCGGCTACGTCGGCGACGTCGTGGGGGAGTCGCTGAGCGGCATCGTCACCTCGGTGCTGCGCGACAGCTCACCCGTCGACGAGGGGCTGCCCTTCGTCCTCACCGGCCGCCAGCCGTGGCGCACCGAGGTCGTGGGGCGCGGCGCCACCGTCTCGATGCGGGCCATCCCGCTCACCGAGGTGGGGCAGCGCTTCGGGGCGCTGCTGCTCGTGCGCGACGTCAGCGAGCTGCGCCGGCGCGAGCAGGAGCTGCTGACCAAGGACGCGACGATCCGCGAGATCCACCACCGGGTGAAGAACAACCTGCAGTCGGTGGCGGCGCTGCTGCGCCTGCAGGCGAGGCGCACCGACGACCCCGTGGGCCGCGAGGCGCTGCACGAGGCCGAGCGGCGCGTCGGCACGATCGCGCTCGTCCACGAGACGCTCAGCCAGGGGTTCGACGAGACCGTCGACTTCGACGACGTCGCGGACCGGGCCTTCCGCGCGGTCGTCGAGGTGGCGTCGTACGACCAGAAGATCGCGCGCGAGCGCACCGGCGGCCGGTTCGGGCGGCTCAAGGCCGAGGACGCCACGTCCCTGGCGATGATCCTGTCCGAGCTGGTCCAGAACGCCGTCGAGCACGGCCTGGCCGGCACCGGCGGGACGGTGTCCGTCGACGTCAGCCGCACGTCCTCCGGGGACGGCGAGCTGCTGCGGGTCCGGATCGCCGACGACGGCGCCGGGATCCCGCCGGACCGGCGCCCCGGATCGGGGCTCGGGACGCAGATCGTCCAGTCGCTCGTGCAGGACCTGCGCGGGTCGATCGCCTGGCGGGCGGGCGAGCCGCGCGGCACCGTCGTCGAGTTCAGCGCGCAGCTGCGGACCCTGCCGGCCGACGGGCGGTCCTGACGGCCGCGTCCTGTCGGCTGGTCCTGCCGGTCGGTCCTGCCGGTCGGTCTGGGCGTTCGGTCAGCCGGCGCGGCGCGCGCGGGCGTTGCGACGCTTGAGCGCGCGGCGCTCGTCCTCGGACAGGCCGCCCCAGACGCCGGCGTCCTGGCCGGACTCGAGCGCCCACTTCAGGCAGGTGTCCATGACGTCGCACCGACGGCAGACGGCCTTGGCCTCCTCGATCTGCAGGATGGCCGGGCCGGTGTTCCCGATGGGGAAGAACAGCTCCGGGTCCTCGTCGAGGCAGGCAGCGCGGTCGCGCCAGTCCATGCTGATCGTGCTCCTCGTCGTCCGGGGGGTGGTGCTCTGGCCGCCGGCCGGGGCGCCGGCGGGCGCCGGGGCGGCGGAGCGGGTCGGCAGGCCGCGGGTCTGGCCGTCGTGCCGGGTGGTGGAGCGGGTCGTCGTCATCGTGCTCATCAGTCGGGAGTCTCGTCCGGTCGGGGTCATGGTGGCAGGCCTGCACCCCTGATGGGGGGACCTGCACGGGTCGGTGCGGGCGCCGTGGCGCCTCCGCGGGCTCGGGTGGTACCCGCTGAGGACGTCATCGTCGCGTCGACCCACGAGGGGCAACGACGGGCGGGTGCTCGGTGTTCCGGGCCGTCGTCCATCATCGTCGCTCGACCGTCGTCGGCACAACCCTTCGACGTCGAAAGATTCCGGCGCGTCGCCGCCGGGCCCCCCGCCCGGCCCGGGCGTGCCTCGCTAGGGTCGAGGCGTGCTCGCCGCCCGTGTCGCCCCCGCCGTGGCCGCCCTGGAGGCGGCGGTCCTCGCGGTGCTCACGGTCCTCGTCGTCGTCGAGCTGGTCCTCGGGCGCAGCAGCTCGGTCGGCAGCGCGCTGGCCGAGGCGGTGCTCTCCCTGGTCGTGGCCGCCGGGCTCGCCGCGCTGGCCGTGACCTGGCGCCGGGCGCCCGACCGGGCCCGCACCCCCGCGCTGGTGTGGCACGTGCTGCTCGTCCCGGTCGTCATCAGCCTCTTCCAGTCGGCCCAGGCGCTGTACGGCGGCCTGCTGGCCGCGGCCGTGCTCGTCGGCCTGGTCTCGGCCGGCGCCGCGGGACCCTCAGAGCCGGACCCCGACGGCGTAGCCGAGGGTCGCGAGGACGAGCCCGAGGGCCACTGACCCGACGACGTTCGCGGCGGCGGCCCGCCACCGCCCGGCGTCGGCCAGCCGGACCGTCTCGACCGCGAAGGTCGAGAAGGTCGTGAACGCCCCGCAGAAGCCGGTGCCCACGAGCAGGGCGACGACGTCGGTGCCGAGCCGCACCGTGAGCCCGGCGACGACGCCGAGCAGGAGCGAGCCGACGAGGTTGACCGTGAGCGTGCCCCACGGCACGTCCTGTGCTTCCGTCCGGCCCGCGATGGCCCGGGTGACCGCGCGGTCCACCCACCAGCGGGCGGGGGCCCCGACCGCCGCGCCCACGGTGACGAGGAGCGCCCCCGTCCCGTGCCCGGTCACGTCGCCCGCCCCTCGGCGGGCCCGGGGGGCCCGGGGAGCCCGGGGAGCCGGGTGGCCAGCCGCAGCCCGGCGAGGGCGGCGGCGAGGCCGAGCAGGAGGGACAGGGCGACGTACGCCAGCGCGACGCCGGGGGCGTGACCGAGCAGGTCCCGGGTCTCCGACGTGAGCGTCGAGAAGGTCGTCCAGCCGCCGAGGACGCCGGTCCCGAGCGCGGGGCGCCACAGCGGGTGGGCCCGCGGGAGCCGGCCGAGCAGCCCGAGCAGCAGCCCGAGGGCCAGGCTGCCCGAGACGTTGACGAGCAGCGTCGCCCACGGCAGGCCGTGGTGCGCGGTCGGCAGGCCCAGGGCGACGCCCCAGCGGCCGAGGCTGCCGACGACCCCGCCGAGGGCCACGACGCCCGCCACCACGACGTCCGGTGGGGTCGCCGGGGTGACGGGGTCGAGGTCCGGGTCGAGGTCCGGGTCCTCCGGGTCGTGCCGCGCGCTCACCCGGGGAGCCTACGAGGGCCTCAGGGGCGCTGGTCGCGGGCGACCACCTCGCGGATCCGTCGCCCGGCCTCGGTGAGGATGGCCGCGATCTCGCCGACCTGCTCCGGGCTCAGCCCGCGCTTGCGCCACGCGTCGCGGGCCTCGGACCGGAAGGCCGACAGGACGTGCTCGAGGTCGTCGCCGGTGCGCGGCGCGCCCCAGCCTCCCCAGCCACCGTACGGCGCGTCGGCCGGCCCCCCGACGGGGCGGGCGGTGGCCCGGGCCTCGCGGGCGGCCGCCTTCAGCTCGGCGCGCAGGTCGGCGGCGGTGCCGGAGACCCGGTCGCGGACCTCCTCGGCAAGGTCGCGCACGGTGCGGTCGAGGTCGTGGCGCAGGTCCTCGAGGTCGCCGCGGCGGGCGGCCACCTCGGCGCGACCGGCGTCGGTGAGCCGGTACGTCGCCTTGCGCCCCTCGTCCGCGCGCTCGACCAGCCCCTCCTCCTCGAGCTTGGCCAGCCGCGGGTAGACCGTGCCGGCGCTCGGGGTGTAGAGGCCGTTGAAGCGCTGCTCGAGGTCCTGGATCATCTCGTAGCCGTGCCGCGGGCCCTGCTCGAGCAGCGCGAGCAGGTAGAGGCGCAGCTGGCCGTGGGCGAAGACGGGGCTCACCGCCCCTCCTCCCCGTCGTGGGCGTCCTGGGCGTCCTGGGCGTCCTGGGGTCCGCGGGCGTCCTGCGGCGCGGGGGCGTCCTGGGGTGCCCCGGCGCCGTCGACACGGGCCGAGGAGCGCAGGACGACGATCGAGCCGGACACGGCGCTCGCGCGCACCCGCAGCTCGCCGTCGCCCTCGACGAGCTGGCCACCGCGGCCGAAGCCGAAGCCGCCGCGCCGCCCGCCCGCCGAGAGCTGTCGGCCGTCGACGACGACCTGGCCGGTGGCGGTGTGCCCCTCGACGTCGTACCCGAGCAGCGGGGCGCGGACGGTGACGTCACCGGAGACGCTGTTGGACTCGACGCGGCAGCGGCCGTCGAGCAGGTCGAGGGCGATGTCGCCGCTCACGGTGTTGACCTCCGCGGAGGGCAGCCGGCCCGCCTGGACGGTCACGGCGCCCGAGACGCCGTTGACCGAGAGGGCGCCCTCGACGTCGGTGCAGTCGACGGCGCCGCTGACCGTGTTGACCTCGAGTGGGCCGCGCAGGTCGCTCAGCGTCATCCGGCCGGAGACGGTGTTGGCGCTGACCTTGGCCCGCACGCCGGAGACGAGGCCGGTCGCGCTGACCGTGCTCACCGAGGTCGTGGCCCCCTCGGGGACGGAGAGGCTGAGGACGACCTTGTTGCGCCCGAAGCTCTCGACCGTCCGCTTGATCATCTCGATGACGCTGTGGTCGTCGTCCTTGCCGTGGGTCACCGTGAGGGTCGAGCCGTCGTAGCGGACCCGCACCGGCAGGCCCTCGACGCTCGTCACCTCGAGCCGGGCGGTGGGGGAGTCGTCGTGCGTGACGACGTCGACCCGGCCCCCGACCACCATGACGGTGAGCGCGTCCACGCGCTCGCCCTCACCGCCGATGTCGAGGACCCGTGGGCCCTCGATGCTCCATTCCTGCGTCATCGCCGCACTCCCGTCGTGTCGCGTACGACGCGATGTATCGCGTCTCGTGCAGACACGTTATATCGCGTTGTATCGCGAGGCAACCCCCGACCGCGGAGGATCGCCAGGGGGCGTCAGGCGGCGGAGACCCGCAGCCAGTCGTACCAGCCGTTGTGCAGCACGAGCCACGCGATGAGGCCGTAGCCGGCCTGCCCCGGGTGGACGCCGTCGCGGGAGGCGGCGAGGTCGGACAGCCACTGGTCGTGCTGGACGAGCGGGCGGAAGCAGTCGACGTACGGGACCCCGCGGCGCGCGCAGACGTCGGCCTGCACGTCGGCGAGCGCCTCGAGCCGGGCGTTGTGCTCGGGGTCGGCGCTCGGGGCGAGGCCGACGACGAAGACGGCGATGCCGTGCGAGCTGGCCTCGTCGAGGACGTTGGCGAGGTTGAGCCGCGAGCGGGCCAGCGTCACCCCGGTGGTGAGGTCGTTGGCGCCGACCGACAGCACGAGCCGGCGCTCACCGCGGTGCGCCCAGCGCGGGTCGCACTCGGTGCGCCAGCGGCCGACGACGTCGGCGGAGCTCTGCCCGCGCACCCCGAGGTTGTACGACGTCAGGTCGAGGTCCGGGTGCTGGCTGCGGCTGACGACGCGACCGACCCACCCCAGGCCCTTGGGGTCGCCGTACCCGGCGACGGTGGAGGCCCCGACGAAGCAGAGGGAGACGTCGCGCCGTCCCTCCGCCAGCCCCTCGTCGACGACGAGCTGCGGGCTGGGGTGGAAGGTGGGGGTCTGCGTCATCTCGTCGTCTCTCGGCGTCACTCGCGCTCACTCATCGTCGTCCAGGTCGTCGTCGAGCCGGGCCAGCCAGGTCGCCAGCCGCTCGACGGGCACCTCGAAGTCGGGGTGCAGGTCGACGAAGGTGCGCAGCTGGTCGGCCACCCACTCCAGGGTGACCTGCTCGTCGCCGCGCCGGCTGGCCAGCTCCTCGATGCCCCGGTCGGTGAAGTACACACCGGGGAGGCTACCGCGCGCGGCGGAGCCTCCCCGGCGGCACGCTCAGCGGTCGAACGCCGCCTGCACGAGGGCCTTCTGCTCGACGTCGTGCGCGTGGTGGCTGCCGGTCGCGGGGGACGCGGCGGCCTTGCGCGAGATGACCTGAAGCGGGCGGGTCTCGCCGCGGGCGGCGAGCTGCTCGGGCAGGTTGAGGGCCATGAAGGGCCACGCGCCCTGGTTGCGCGGCTCCTCCTGGACCCACACCACCTCCGCCTGCGGGTACGACGCCAACTGCTCGGCGATCTCGTCGGCCGGCAGCGGGTGCAGCTGCTCGACGTGCAGCACCGCGGTGCTGCGGTCCTGCCGACGGGCGCGCTCGGCCTCGAGGTCCCACACGACCTTGCCGGTCGCGAGGAGCACCCGGGTGACCTGCTGCGGGTCGAGGCCGGCCGAGTCGGGCAGCACCGGGCGGAACGTCTGCTCGGTGAAGTCCTCGACGCTGCTGCTCGCGGCCTTGAGGCGCAGCATCGACTTCGGGGTGAAGACGACCAGCGGACGGCGCGGGCGGGCGTAGGCCTGGCGGCGCAGCAGGTGGAAGTACGACGCCGGCGTCGTCGGGAACGCGACGGTCATGTTGTCCTCGGCGCACATCTGCAGGTAGCGCTCGATCCGGGCCGAGGAGTGGTCCGGGCCCTGGCCCTCGTAGCCGTGCGGTAGGAGCAGGACGACCGAGGAGTGCTGGCCCCACTTCTGCTCCGAGGACGAGATGTACTCGTCGATGATCGACTGGGCGCCGTTGGCGAAGTCACCGAACTGCGCCTCCCACAGCACGAGCGCGTCGGGTCGCTCGACGGAGTAGCCGTACTCGAAGCCCATCGCGGCGTACTCGCTGAGCAGCGAGTCGTAGACCCAGAAGCGGGCCTGGCCCTCGCCGAGGTAGAGCAGCGGGGTCCACTCCTGCGCGGTGTCCTTGTCGATGAGGACGGCGTGCCGCTGCACGAACGTGCCGCGGCGGCTGTCCTGCCCGGCGAGGCGGACCGGGGTCCCCTCCTTGAGCAGGCTCCCGAAGGCGAGCAGCTCGCCCATGGCCCAGTCGACGTTGCCCTCGCGCACCATCTGCGTGCGCTTGTCGAGCAGCTGGCGCAGCTTCGGGTGGACGGTGAAGCCGTCGGGGACCGCGACGAACGCGTCGCCGATGTGCTCGAGGTCCGCGCGCGAGACCGGGGCGACCGTGCCGGCGCGCCCGGGGCGGGCGCCGTCCTGGGTCTGCGCGGCCGGCTTCTCCAGGCCCTTCTCGTCCTCGCGGGCGGGCTTGGGGGCGTTGATCGCCTCCTTGGTCTCGACGAAGACCCGCTCGAGCTGCTGCTGGTAGTCGCGCAGCGCGGCGTCGACGTCCTCGCTCGAGATGTCGCCGCGGCCGATGAGCGCCTCGGTGTAGAGCTTGCGCACGGAGCGCTTGTTCTCGATGAGGTGGTACATCAGCGGCTGGGTCATCGACGGGTCGTCGCCCTCGTTGTGACCGCGGCGGCGGTAGCAGACCATGTCGATGACGACGTCCTGGTTGAACGCCTGGCGGTACTCGTAGGCGAGCTCGGCGACGCGCACGCACGCCTCGGGGTCGTCGCCGTTGACGTGGAAGATCGGCGCCTGGATCATCCGCGCGACGTCGGTGCAGTAGACCGACGAGCGCGACGACGAGGGCGAGGTGGTGAACCCGACCTGGTTGTTGACGATGACGTGGATGGTGCCGCCGGTGCGGTAGCCGCGCAGCTCCGAGAGGTTGAGCGTCTCGGCGACGACGCCCTGGCCGGCGAAGGCCGCGTCGCCGTGCATGAGCACGGGCAGCACGGTGAAGTCCTCGCCACCGAGGCCGATGCGGTCCTGCTTGGCCCGCACGATGCCCTCGAGCACCGGGTCGACGGTCTCGAGGTGCGAGGGGTTGGCGGCGAGGTAGATCTTCGTCGACGAGCCGTCCTCGGCGACGAACTCGCCCTCGGTGCCGAGGTGGTACTTCACGTCGCCCGAGCCCTGGACCGACTTGCGGTCCTGCTGGTCCTCGAACTCGCGGAAGATCTGCCCGTAGGACTTGCCGGCGATGTTGGCCAGCACGTTGAGCCGGCCGCGGTGCGGCATGCCGA includes these proteins:
- a CDS encoding sensor histidine kinase encodes the protein MATLAELLNEHSDLEVADVEWLHLLVGDWQLLSDLSFADLVLWVRSSRVQWNAVAHVRPTTGQMVFYEDQVGGRASRGRSETLEQAFSERRIVRERDTEWRDDLPVREEAIPVVRRGRAIAVISRHTNLSMMRTPSRLELTYLATADALSRMIAGGEFPHAAAPTGLRRGAPRVGDGVVRLDADGTTTYASPNAISAIHRLGYVGDVVGESLSGIVTSVLRDSSPVDEGLPFVLTGRQPWRTEVVGRGATVSMRAIPLTEVGQRFGALLLVRDVSELRRREQELLTKDATIREIHHRVKNNLQSVAALLRLQARRTDDPVGREALHEAERRVGTIALVHETLSQGFDETVDFDDVADRAFRAVVEVASYDQKIARERTGGRFGRLKAEDATSLAMILSELVQNAVEHGLAGTGGTVSVDVSRTSSGDGELLRVRIADDGAGIPPDRRPGSGLGTQIVQSLVQDLRGSIAWRAGEPRGTVVEFSAQLRTLPADGRS
- a CDS encoding WhiB family transcriptional regulator; this translates as MDWRDRAACLDEDPELFFPIGNTGPAILQIEEAKAVCRRCDVMDTCLKWALESGQDAGVWGGLSEDERRALKRRNARARRAG
- the crcB gene encoding fluoride efflux transporter CrcB → MTGHGTGALLVTVGAAVGAPARWWVDRAVTRAIAGRTEAQDVPWGTLTVNLVGSLLLGVVAGLTVRLGTDVVALLVGTGFCGAFTTFSTFAVETVRLADAGRWRAAAANVVGSVALGLVLATLGYAVGVRL
- a CDS encoding fluoride efflux transporter FluC, translating into MSARHDPEDPDLDPDLDPVTPATPPDVVVAGVVALGGVVGSLGRWGVALGLPTAHHGLPWATLLVNVSGSLALGLLLGLLGRLPRAHPLWRPALGTGVLGGWTTFSTLTSETRDLLGHAPGVALAYVALSLLLGLAAALAGLRLATRLPGLPGPPGPAEGRAT
- a CDS encoding PadR family transcriptional regulator, which gives rise to MSPVFAHGQLRLYLLALLEQGPRHGYEMIQDLEQRFNGLYTPSAGTVYPRLAKLEEEGLVERADEGRKATYRLTDAGRAEVAARRGDLEDLRHDLDRTVRDLAEEVRDRVSGTAADLRAELKAAAREARATARPVGGPADAPYGGWGGWGAPRTGDDLEHVLSAFRSEARDAWRKRGLSPEQVGEIAAILTEAGRRIREVVARDQRP
- a CDS encoding DUF4097 family beta strand repeat-containing protein, with the translated sequence MTQEWSIEGPRVLDIGGEGERVDALTVMVVGGRVDVVTHDDSPTARLEVTSVEGLPVRVRYDGSTLTVTHGKDDDHSVIEMIKRTVESFGRNKVVLSLSVPEGATTSVSTVSATGLVSGVRAKVSANTVSGRMTLSDLRGPLEVNTVSGAVDCTDVEGALSVNGVSGAVTVQAGRLPSAEVNTVSGDIALDLLDGRCRVESNSVSGDVTVRAPLLGYDVEGHTATGQVVVDGRQLSAGGRRGGFGFGRGGQLVEGDGELRVRASAVSGSIVVLRSSARVDGAGAPQDAPAPQDARGPQDAQDAQDAHDGEEGR
- a CDS encoding GDSL-type esterase/lipase family protein translates to MTQTPTFHPSPQLVVDEGLAEGRRDVSLCFVGASTVAGYGDPKGLGWVGRVVSRSQHPDLDLTSYNLGVRGQSSADVVGRWRTECDPRWAHRGERRLVLSVGANDLTTGVTLARSRLNLANVLDEASSHGIAVFVVGLAPSADPEHNARLEALADVQADVCARRGVPYVDCFRPLVQHDQWLSDLAASRDGVHPGQAGYGLIAWLVLHNGWYDWLRVSAA
- a CDS encoding DUF6104 family protein; protein product: MYFTDRGIEELASRRGDEQVTLEWVADQLRTFVDLHPDFEVPVERLATWLARLDDDLDDDE
- a CDS encoding multifunctional oxoglutarate decarboxylase/oxoglutarate dehydrogenase thiamine pyrophosphate-binding subunit/dihydrolipoyllysine-residue succinyltransferase subunit, with product MYQQYLADPTSVDPKWASYFASNPPGEGGTTGTANGSTTSSASHGSANGAANGTANGSMNGSPNGSPNGAADGHSAPAAAKTPAQPVTPPPAQQPAAAAEVAPPAKPAPEAKPVPEAKTPPKPRELPKNAGPSAPVEDQVVPLRGPAARVVTNMEASLHVPTATSVRAVPAKLLIDNRVVINNHLARSRGGKVSFTHLIGYAVVRALRAMPEMNNGYAERDGKPVLVRPAHVNFGLAIDLAKPDGTRQLLVPSIKNADEMDFVHFWTAYEDVVAKARGNKLTVDDFAGTTISLTNPGTIGTVHSVPRLMSGQGTIIGVGALEYPAEWQGASTETINRNAVSKILTLTSTYDHRIIQGAQSGDFLRLVHRLLLGEEGFYDDIFESLRIPYEPIRWVQDISTSHDDDINKVARVQELIHAYRVRGHLMADTDPLEYRQRRHPDLDVTTHGLSMWDLDRSFATGGFGGEPFLKLRRILGILRDSYCRTVGIEYMHIQDPEQRRWIQDKVEKPYAKAGREEQLRILRRLNSAEAFETFLQTKFIGQKRFSLEGGESAIALLDRVLCRAAADGLDEVCIGMPHRGRLNVLANIAGKSYGQIFREFEDQQDRKSVQGSGDVKYHLGTEGEFVAEDGSSTKIYLAANPSHLETVDPVLEGIVRAKQDRIGLGGEDFTVLPVLMHGDAAFAGQGVVAETLNLSELRGYRTGGTIHVIVNNQVGFTTSPSSSRSSVYCTDVARMIQAPIFHVNGDDPEACVRVAELAYEYRQAFNQDVVIDMVCYRRRGHNEGDDPSMTQPLMYHLIENKRSVRKLYTEALIGRGDISSEDVDAALRDYQQQLERVFVETKEAINAPKPAREDEKGLEKPAAQTQDGARPGRAGTVAPVSRADLEHIGDAFVAVPDGFTVHPKLRQLLDKRTQMVREGNVDWAMGELLAFGSLLKEGTPVRLAGQDSRRGTFVQRHAVLIDKDTAQEWTPLLYLGEGQARFWVYDSLLSEYAAMGFEYGYSVERPDALVLWEAQFGDFANGAQSIIDEYISSSEQKWGQHSSVVLLLPHGYEGQGPDHSSARIERYLQMCAEDNMTVAFPTTPASYFHLLRRQAYARPRRPLVVFTPKSMLRLKAASSSVEDFTEQTFRPVLPDSAGLDPQQVTRVLLATGKVVWDLEAERARRQDRSTAVLHVEQLHPLPADEIAEQLASYPQAEVVWVQEEPRNQGAWPFMALNLPEQLAARGETRPLQVISRKAAASPATGSHHAHDVEQKALVQAAFDR